CGTGGGCCGCGCGGGGATCGCTGTACGCGCGGACCGCGGCCTCGCCCTTGAGCACGTCGATGCTCTCGATGGTGTGCGGATCCAGGGTCGACATGGCGCTCGCGGGTGTTTCCACTCCATCGATCAGGAGCAGCCCCTCGAACGAGCCCGTTCCGCGCACCGTAACCCGGTGCGACTCGCCGCTGGTCGCACGGGTAGTCTCGAGGCGGCTGGTCTGGCCGCTGTTGCTCATCCTCGTGTCCCCGGAAGCCGTAGGAGGCTCGGCCGGCGCGGTGCCGGTAGCCCGCGTGCCCGTGGTGGTGACGTCACTCGGCACCAGCTCGTCGACGAGGACCTGCGTGGGCCCGCCGGCTTCCAGGCGGACTGACGAGTCGGAGGGGGGAGCGAGGATGGTGAAGATCTCGATCTTCTCCGAACTGGTCGGCGTCCCCGTCGCGCCGCGGGTGACCTCGATACGTTCGATTCGATCGCCGCTCAGGGCGCGGGCTTCCTCGGCCGTAACCTGCTTGCCGTCGACGATGTAGGTCGTGCTTCCGCCACTCGCGAGCGCCAGCTCGCCGACGCGCGCCTCCACGTCGGCGACGTCCATCTTTTCGATCTCGGCGCTGGTGGGCAGCGGTGCTTCGCAGGCGCTGGCCAAGGCCGCGGTGGCGAGCACGCCGAACAGGCTGGCGCGCAGGCGGGCGTAACGGGGAAGTCTCATGGTCATGGCGCGAAGTCTCCGTTCCAGGATGGAGGGCGATCCGGCGAGCGCCGGCGCACCCAGCGACAGTCCGGGCCCCCGCCCGGCGATGTCGATCAGCACCGCTCCGTATTCCTGCGGCCGCACCCCGTGCCGCAGCACGCGCGCATCGCAGTCCAGCTCCACGGCGGCCCGAAGCCTCCGCAGCATCCACCACGCGGCGGGGTTCCAGGCCATCACGGCGGCCGCCACGCATCCCACCAGCAGCACCAGCGGATCGCGGGCCCGCACGTGCTCCCGTTCGTGGATCACCACCAGCCGCTGCTCCCGCGGCGAGGCCCCCAGCAGCCACGCGGGCACCACCACCTCGGGCCTGCGGATGCCGAGCACCGCCGGTCCCGCGGCGGGCGCCACCCTCACCCGCTCGCCCGAAAGCTCCGCGACCGGCCATCCCCGCCGCGCACGGCGCGAGCGGAGGAGCGTGGCCGCGGTGAGCGCCAGCATCAGCGACGACAGCGCGATCCACCCCAGCGCCAGGCCGGTGCCCGCCCGCCCCCCGAGTGCCGCCGCCGAATCCAGCCCGCGGTTCAACTCCATGCGCGCCGCCCTCAACGATGCGGCCGCCCACGCGGCAAGCCCCTGAGGGGCGGGACGCTCCCGAGGGACCGCCACGTCCGACGACTGCGTGGCCTGCAGCACCACCGCCGGGCGGCTGCGCAGCGGAGCGGCGGCGGTGATCGCCACGGTCGCGAGCAGTGCACCCAGCCACACGAAGCGCACCGCCAGTCCGCGCAGCCGGAACACCTCTTCCAGCGTCCAGGCGGCGGCCGCGAGCAGCAGGCTCACCAGGAGCGCGTACAGCAT
This genomic stretch from Longimicrobium sp. harbors:
- a CDS encoding M56 family metallopeptidase, whose protein sequence is MIASWMLYALLVSLLLAAAAWTLEEVFRLRGLAVRFVWLGALLATVAITAAAPLRSRPAVVLQATQSSDVAVPRERPAPQGLAAWAAASLRAARMELNRGLDSAAALGGRAGTGLALGWIALSSLMLALTAATLLRSRRARRGWPVAELSGERVRVAPAAGPAVLGIRRPEVVVPAWLLGASPREQRLVVIHEREHVRARDPLVLLVGCVAAAVMAWNPAAWWMLRRLRAAVELDCDARVLRHGVRPQEYGAVLIDIAGRGPGLSLGAPALAGSPSILERRLRAMTMRLPRYARLRASLFGVLATAALASACEAPLPTSAEIEKMDVADVEARVGELALASGGSTTYIVDGKQVTAEEARALSGDRIERIEVTRGATGTPTSSEKIEIFTILAPPSDSSVRLEAGGPTQVLVDELVPSDVTTTGTRATGTAPAEPPTASGDTRMSNSGQTSRLETTRATSGESHRVTVRGTGSFEGLLLIDGVETPASAMSTLDPHTIESIDVLKGEAAVRAYSDPRAAH